The following nucleotide sequence is from candidate division WOR-3 bacterium.
AAATCAGTTGCCCAGTGGTTCAACACAACGCGGGTGAATATTCTGGTCCTGACGGCGGTGATTTCCGGGCTTTTTGTGTTCTACATCTACCGCGCGCGCCGGGGAGCAAAGATGTTTGTGCGCAAGATTTCCGGGCTGGATGCGATTGACGAGGCACTGGGTCGGGCGACCGAGATGGGCCGGCCGATAATGTTCAGTTTTGGACTCGGATACATCACCGACATGGTGGTCATCGCGGCCCTGCCGCTGCTGCGCAAGGTGGCGATGAAGTCCGCGGAGTACTCGACTCGGTTGCTGGTGCCGAACTCGGACCCGATCGTGATGACCGCGGCCCAGGAGACGGTGAAGGAGGCTTATACTGAGATGGGTCGGCCGGACTTCTACAATGCTGACAACATCAGTTTTCTGACTTCGGACCAGTTCGGCTATGCCGCAGGCGTAGATGGCATGATTCTGCGCGAGAAGCCGGGCGCAATTTTCTGGCTCGGATATTTCTATGCCGAGTCGCTGATTATGGCCGAAACCGGACATTCGGTCGGCGCAATTCAACTGGCAGGCACGACCGAGACGACGCAGTTGCCGTTCTTTGTTGCAGCCTGTGACTATACCATGATCGGCGAGGAGATCTACGCGGCTTCGTGCTATCTTAGACCGGAGCCGGTAATGCTTGGCACCTTGAAGGGTGAGGATTTCATCCGGTTCTGGCTCATTGTGCTGATTACGGGCACCGTGGCTCTGGGCACACTGGCGACGCTGGTGTCGAAACCGGCGCCGTGGCTTCAGTCAGTGTTTGAGACTGTAGTAAGGTGGGCAACACCAGCCTACTGAGGACAATGAGGAGCGAGACAGAAACATGCTGAAGAGGAATGTGCCGCTGGCCGTTGTGTTCGTGACCGCCCTCCTGCTCATCGTTGCGTTCTTCATTCCCCACCGGCCATTCGGCGACCTGGAGTCACGGTTCCTCAACTGGTACGCGATTGTGTCCGGGTTCACATTCCTGCTCGGACTTGATTCCCTGACCCGGCACCATCTTACCCGGGTGATCCGCCGGACCGAAGGCTGGCCCTACAGCCTGCTGCTGGTCCTGTCCTTGGCCGGGACAATGGGACTCGGGTTCTACTCGTGGATTCGGTTTCAGTCACCGTTTGCCCTGCGCGCGCCCTTCATGTGGTTGTACACCTATATGATAATACCGCTTCAGGCCACGATGTTTGCAAGCCTAGCGTTCTTTATTGTGTCCGCGGCGTACCGGGCTTTCCGGGTGCGCAACTTCGCGGCGACGCTGCTGCTCATTGCCGCCTGTCTTGTGATGCTTGGAAACGTACCCTTGGGCAGTTCCATCTGGCGCGGCATCGGCGAGCTCGTTCACCTGGTGGTCCCGGGTGTGGACGTGGGAAAATTCGCCGGGCTAGAGCTTTTTGCCGCGGTCAAGGACTGGTTGATGTCAATTGCAACTGCCGCCGCAGTACGGGGCATTGGTATCGGTCTGGCACTGGGCGGCATTGCAATGTCGCTACGCATCATTCTGGGAATTGAACGGACCTACATGTCATGAGATTCTGGGAACGGCTTGCGAACGTTGACCGCAAGGTTCTGTATCTGCTTCTGGCTCTGGTCGTGGCCGTGCCGATTATCGTCCGGCCGAAAACCAGCATAAGGGTCTCCGAGCCGGTACGGGAGGCGTTTGGCGCGGTTGACCGGCTACCGGCCGGGTCGGTCGTAATGATTTCCATTGACTTCGACCCGTCATCGGCGCCTGAAGTCCAGCCGATGTTGGTGGCCCTCCTGCGTCATGCCTTCAAGAAAAATCTTAAGGTTATCGTGATGGGACAGCTTGCCCTGGGGCTGCCGCTAGCAGAAATTGCACTCGACCAGGTTGCGCCCGAAATGGGCAAGAAGTACGGCGACGACTACGTGAACTTCGGTTACCGGCCAGGATTCACCGCGATGATGGTTGGAATGGGGCGAGAAATACGAGACTATTTCCGAACCGACTACCGTAACGTACCGGTTGATTCATTCCCGTTCATGCGCCAGGTGCACAACTACGAGGATATCGCACTACTGGTGAGCCTGGCGCACGGTGGCGTTGCTGATGCCTGGATCCAGTACGTGGGCGGGCGGTTCAATCAGGCGATAATCGTGGGCTGCACCGGTGTGAATGCGCCGAATCTGTATCAGTACCTGCACTCAGGCCAGATAAAGGGACTAATCGGCGGATTGCAGGGTGCATCCGAGTATGAGACACTCGTTGAAAGGCCGGGTTCGGCCACGCTCGGCATGCCGGCCCAGTCTGCCGCGCACGGACTGATAATACTTCTCCTTGTCATCGGCAACATCGGCTACCTGCTGTCAAGGAAAAGGAAGGCGTGACCCTCGCTCCATTGAGCACCACCATATGCTACTGAATATCATCGGCACCTGGATCGCGGCCACACTCACGCTAGCGATTCTTTCCTTTCTGTATCGGGACAATCCGTTCTACAAAGTCGCGGAGCACATCTACGTCGGCACTTCGGCCGGCTTCGCGGTAATCTATGCGTGGGCATTCGACGTGTACCCGATGCTTGTAGATGCATTCCGAAACAATCTGGCCGAGCACAACTACTGGGAGGCGTGGATTCTCGTCGTGCCGACAATTCTGGGAATAATGATGCTCTGCCGGTCAATCCCAAAGATTGCCTGGATTTCGCGCTGGCCGATTTCGTTCACCGTCGGAATTGGATCCGGACTTGGGCTGGTCGCCGCCGTCCAGGGGTATCTTCTGCCCCAGATTTCCGACACTCTCCGGCCGCTTATCACGGTCAACAACTTCGTGGTCTATATTGGAGTAATCGCGACGCTATTCTACTTCTATTTCTCTAAAGAGCACAAAGGTGCCTTAGGTGTTTTGTCACGGGTCGGCATCATCTTCATCATGGTTGCGTTCGGAGCATCGTTCGGGTACACGGTCATGGCTCGTGTCTCGCTCCTGATCGGCCGGTTCTATTTTCTGCTCCACGACTGGCTGCACGTAATACGCTGAACGCCCAACCAGAGCGACATTGGCGCAATGGAAGGTTTGATTACCGCTGCTCTCATCCGGCCCATGACCGAGGAAGACCTTGATGACGTCGAGAAGCTGGAGCAGGCAACATTTGTCGAGCCCTGGAGTCAGGCCTGTTTCCGACAGGACTTGCACCGACCCCACAGCCTGGCATTGGTCGCAGTGAAAGATGGGCGTCTGGCCGGTTATGCGGTTGCCTGGGCTGAGGAGGA
It contains:
- a CDS encoding fibronectin type III domain-containing protein; its protein translation is MMNALVACIVSAAFAAGSFSAADSPNDQGGAIRLSWSAVGDSVLISSYLVYRSDAPDSGFVPLTEEPSSSSEYTDNSVQDGRPYYYRLDAVSGTDTVRGKVVGPVKSVAQWFNTTRVNILVLTAVISGLFVFYIYRARRGAKMFVRKISGLDAIDEALGRATEMGRPIMFSFGLGYITDMVVIAALPLLRKVAMKSAEYSTRLLVPNSDPIVMTAAQETVKEAYTEMGRPDFYNADNISFLTSDQFGYAAGVDGMILREKPGAIFWLGYFYAESLIMAETGHSVGAIQLAGTTETTQLPFFVAACDYTMIGEEIYAASCYLRPEPVMLGTLKGEDFIRFWLIVLITGTVALGTLATLVSKPAPWLQSVFETVVRWATPAY